The Verrucomicrobiota bacterium DNA segment CAGCTTCGGGATCTTTTCATGGTGCCAGCAGACCAGAGCCAAGGCCCCATTGTAGCGTGGATCGCTTAACAATTCTTCAGCCAACGCCTTATGCTGGCCATCGCTGAACGTCTGGTCGATGGGGATCCCGACTTGATCACTGAGAGGTTTAAGCGTCTCAAAAGGGCGGTTGCTGTCCGGAGATTCCTGCGTTGCGAAAAGAAAATCAGGTATTCCGAAGGTCTCCGGGATATACGTTACCAGGCGCGCGGCCCGTTCCTCTCCTTCGGGTGAAAGGTGTGGATCCCGGTGGGCCTCCGGCTTTTCCGCATGCCGCATGATCAGGATTTTACGTGGGTTCATGGCGTGTCGCCCCGGTTCGGCAGGACGGTTACTTGTCGAGGTGCGGCTGATACGGCTGGCGTTTGGTATTCCGCATCATCCACTGCTTTAACTCTTTCAGCACCGGTGGTGCTGCGGTTGCCCCGGCCACCGCAGGTTCGCTCCATCTTACATTTTCGCCGTCAACGGTTAATTCGTAGGTCTGGAAGTCTGCGCGACCGGGAGCCGCGGAAGGCGCCGGCGAGCCCGTGGCGCCCATGGATGACGCCACGGTAAAATCCTGGCCGAACACACCCGCCTTGCGCGCTTCCGCCACTAATTGCTGAAGCGCGCCCAGTTGCTCCGGCACGACGCTTCGTTTCGTCTCGTCCGACGAAAGATTAACTTCCCACTTTCCTCCGATGCCCGTGAATCCGCCGGTTACCGTCAAAACCGCTTTCATAAAATCACGCAAGTTGCTCTGCTGGGCCGGCGGGTTCTCCGCTTTAAGCGAGAAGGCGACGCAAGCGACCATCAGGCTCAGTACCAAACTCCCTCGGACGAACATGGCGACTATGGAGTCGGGGATCAATCAAACAGCGATTCCTACATTTTGCCAGGCTTCAATCACCGCTTTCTCCTCCGTACTGCCGGGTTTGAAAAGCGTTCTGGCCGTCTGCACGATGATCTGGGCAGCCCCATGAAAGTCAGTTTCGGGTGAAAACTGCTTGAGTGCCGCATACCAAATCCGGCCTGCCCTCTCCCAGGCATTACCCCCGAGCGCTGTTGCCACCAGGAAAAAGGCGTGGTTCGGGATTCCGGAGTTGATGTGTACACCGCCGTTATCGCTCGTCGTCCGGACGAAATCTTTCATGTGCGCCGGCTGGGGGTCTTTCCCCAGTACCGGATCGTCATACGCGGTCCCCGGCGCCTTCATGGATCGCAGAGCCACGCCGTGAATACCGTCGGCAAGCAACCCGGCGCCGATCAGCCAGTCGGCATCTTGTGCGGATTGCTTCGTTTGATACTGCTTCACGAGTGAGCCGAACACGTCCGAGATCGACTCGTTAAGCGCACCCGGCTGATCCCGATAGAGCAACCCGGCCGAGAACGCGGTGACACCGTGAGTCAACTCGTGCCCGATCACGTCAACGGCAATGGTGAACCGCTTAAACAACTGGCCGTCACCGTCACCGTAGACCATCTGTTTTCCATCGAAGAAAGCGTTATCATAGTGGTCCGAATAATGCACCGTCGAATCCAGACGCATGCCGTTGTCATCGAGGGAATTTCGATTGAACTGTTCTTTGTAGAAATCATAGGTGGCTCCGGCGCCGTCGTAAGCCTCGTTGACCGCCACGTCTGCCGAGGGCGGATCACCTTCGCGACGAACAACGACCCCCGGCAGGTCCTCACCCTCCTGAGCGTTAAAAATCGTCCGGCGCTTTACGTCGCCTCCGGACGGAAAAATTCCTAACATACGACTGAGGACCTCGCGGCGCCCGTGAAGTCTCGCGGATTGCGTCAAACTTTTGATCGCCCATTGTCTGTGGTGGGCACTGCCGTGCCGGGCGAGGTGCTCCAGGATGTGCGGCGGCAGGATGCAATGGAGTGGGTCGCGATGAGGTCCAGGGGAATGATGAGTGCACATGGCTGCTGCTGTTTCTTTGGGTTGTAGTCTCTCCTTCAGGTCAAATCTTCCGATCCGAACGTCATGATGAAGACGCTGCAATTTTTGATGTTTCCCTTCGTCAGATTTGTGTCTCCTAAGCGACGGCAGATTGCGAGGTGCGGCAGCAGGCGGGATGTTCGTTAACCACCAGGCTTCAGAACACAGCGACATGCTTGGATCGCCTTCGAAATATGCCTGAGAACAGGTAGGTTTTTTAGCCTTTGACCAAGCCTCCGTCCATTACCCGATGGGGTTACGGAATTGGTTCGCGCACACCCGTTTGACCCGGGTTCCACAGGACGGGCTGAGCAGCGGCTGCTCAGAGAACCCAGGAAGCGCCGACGATCTGCCCGGAGTGCAGACCGGTCGTGTCCACGGCGATGTCCTTATCGAGCCGATATTCGGCAACGA contains these protein-coding regions:
- a CDS encoding M4 family metallopeptidase, with product MCTHHSPGPHRDPLHCILPPHILEHLARHGSAHHRQWAIKSLTQSARLHGRREVLSRMLGIFPSGGDVKRRTIFNAQEGEDLPGVVVRREGDPPSADVAVNEAYDGAGATYDFYKEQFNRNSLDDNGMRLDSTVHYSDHYDNAFFDGKQMVYGDGDGQLFKRFTIAVDVIGHELTHGVTAFSAGLLYRDQPGALNESISDVFGSLVKQYQTKQSAQDADWLIGAGLLADGIHGVALRSMKAPGTAYDDPVLGKDPQPAHMKDFVRTTSDNGGVHINSGIPNHAFFLVATALGGNAWERAGRIWYAALKQFSPETDFHGAAQIIVQTARTLFKPGSTEEKAVIEAWQNVGIAV
- a CDS encoding histidine phosphatase family protein; translated protein: MNPRKILIMRHAEKPEAHRDPHLSPEGEERAARLVTYIPETFGIPDFLFATQESPDSNRPFETLKPLSDQVGIPIDQTFSDGQHKALAEELLSDPRYNGALALVCWHHEKIPKLAAELGAIPSEVPDPWDDAVYDLVLALEYAGGPPPSLTKVVEPF